The Meriones unguiculatus strain TT.TT164.6M chromosome 1, Bangor_MerUng_6.1, whole genome shotgun sequence genome has a segment encoding these proteins:
- the Ankrd49 gene encoding ankyrin repeat domain-containing protein 49: MEEKKVRDDENPDRESSLQFSEQFNQLELLETHGHLIPTGTQSLWVGYSDEDEEQEEKSEEWYQLQEKKMEKDPSKLLLWAAEKNRLATVQRLLSEKATEVNTRDEDEYTPLHRAAYSGHLDVVRELVAQGADVHAVTVDGWTPLHSACKWNNTRVASFLLQHDADINAQTKGLLTPLHLAAGNKDSRETLELLLMNRYIKPGLKNNSQETASDIARRTSIYHYLFEIVEGCTNSSPPS, translated from the exons atggaagaaaaaaaagtaagggaTGATGAAAATCCAGACCGAGAAAGCTCTTTGCAATTTTCTGAACAGTTTAATCAGCTGGAATTGTTGGAAACCCATGGACACCTGATTCCCACTGGTACTCAGAGTCTCTGGGTAGGCTATTCTGATGAAGATGAGGAGCAAGAGGAAAAAAGCGAAGAGTGGTATcaattgcaagaaaaaaaaatggaaaaagatccAAGCAAATTGCTTCTTTGGGCTGCTGAAAAAAATcgg CTTGCTACAGTGCAGAGGCTGCTTTCTGAGAAGGCCACTGAAGTGAACACTAGGGATGAAGATGAGTATACCCCTCTTCACCGAGCAGCCTACAGTGGACATTTAGATGTTGTTCGTGAGCTGGTGGCTCAGGGAGCAGATGTGCATGCAGTGACTGTGGATGGATGGACACCATTGCACAGTGCTTGTAAGTGGAACAACACCAGGGTGGCCTCTTTCTTACTACAGCACGATGCAGACATCAATGCCCAAACCAAAGGCCTCTTGACCCCTCTGCACCTTGCTGCTGGCAATAAAGACAGCAGAGAAACCCTGGAGCTCCTCCTTATGAATCGATACATCAAACCAGGGCTGAAGAACAACTCACAAGAGACTGCTTCCGATATCGCCAGGAGGACAAGCATCTACCACTACCTCTTTGAAATCGTGGAAGGCTGTACAAACTCTTCACCTCCGTCTTAA